One region of Carya illinoinensis cultivar Pawnee chromosome 8, C.illinoinensisPawnee_v1, whole genome shotgun sequence genomic DNA includes:
- the LOC122318833 gene encoding uncharacterized protein LOC122318833 isoform X7, whose product MAENIVISVVAKIAEYTVAPVGRWLCYSFHFNSNIENLKTQAEHLREAKDMVQHSVDVAVRNEEEIYPVVSTWLTDVDRITELATRRLRESEEEAGTRSSNAACLNLKQRHRLSREAKKIVESIAQLFANGKFGKVSNPTLPSEEMVYKGNIENLKNQEEELQHARERVQLSVVAASRNGEEIYSDVSKWLTDVDRITVLATKILRESEEEASTRSSNAAGLNLQQRHQLSREAKKIVENIAQLFTRLHNNGNFEKVSIPTLPSEEMDYRSNIENLKNQEEELQHARERVRPSVVAALRNGEEIYSDVSKWLTDVDRITESATKILRESEEEARTRSSNAAGLNLQQRHELSREAKKIVENIVQLFAKLRNNGNFEKVSKPPTLQNMVPKQSKDYMILGSRMSVIKRIMEALRDGSFNRIGVSGLAGVGKSTLMKEICRQVKEKRLFDEVALAEVTNSPNLCRIQGEIASMLNLQFDSNETKSKRADRLEKRLKNGNEILVILDDIWMELDLKEIGIPSGGCKLLLTSRDQRVLASRMDTEKNFKLDILGVEEAWTLFEKMAGVSFKDDPRLQNEAIKVAKECAGLPIALVTVSKALKDHKDLSIWKDALVQLRRPPPEHDTEIWLPVYSCIKLSYKHLVGEEIKSLFLLCAQQGYVISYQDLLRYGFGLRLFPGAYTMEDASNRLKGLVLKLQDSCLLIQSPHSSKEFYMHDVVRHVATMIASNDRNMFVMRGNGGQTTWAFGDALKTCEVLSIHGAHHIHKYPNKVECPKLRYFHVQCKDSYLNSYLKWPIEDIIFQGMNMLEDIIFQGMDKLEVLSLTKIRLSSLWPLTKLQTLCLHECELMDIHVIGELNTLVILSLARSSISNLPSEIRLLTSLRLLDLTYCVRLKVIPPNVLSSLVNLEELYMQGIKVQWEVEGPRNEGQNASLAELKKLSHLTTLEMDISDANYIPKDLFTEKFERYKICIGDIKPWDTLFTVEAISRALKFKNMSFQLDFEIKMLLKRTEYLHLDSSNCTKSVLYELNRENFQKLKHLHIQINGDIKRILELRTPAVAFPILETFVLKDMFSLEEICRGKLLLSSFKNLKVLKVVNCDKLRFIFSSSIVRGLSLLEELNITSCNNMGAIFVKEEEDGIEDHGDMMVFGRLQTLVLNDLPKLVGFLSTKDSLMADCRETNSEGNHDLQLPLLHHDQVSFPSLQTLCMWGLPKIKYVWSCGQEPKTVFSGLEQLQVLEIEDCGVEEIVAFERGGEAVAIIEIEDCGGEEIVAFERGGEAVAIRTLMFPQVTKLKFRNLLKLKWFYKGVHVSKWPMLKEMKIERCEKVEIFASEVVSFEKTVKDQRQFEMSNIKQPLFSVDEDSFPSLETLWISDCQELFHVFPTAILMRSLTDLRIQFCSSLEIIFGKLDGQNGKEPQVLISPGSRTEESGAITNFASTVSFPSLQTLHMKYLRKIKHIWSEYSKTVFNFQSLQNINACRCESLKSLFPISIIRCLEQLQVLEIENCGVEEIVAVEGGGGEAIRTLVFPQVTQLKFSDLPRLKWFCQGVYVTKWPMLKKMKIVRCEKVEIFASEVVSFEKTVKDQRQFEMSNIKQPLFLVNEHSFPSLETLEISNMDSLEIIFGKLEGQNGIEPQVLISPESRTEESGAITNFASTVAFPSLQTLRMKDLHKLKHVWSEYSKTVFNFQNLEVIQAVRCESLKSLFPISIIRCLEQLQVLEIENCGVEEIVAVERGGGGGEAIRTLVFPQVTQLKFSDLSRLKWFCQGVYVTKWPMLKEMTIDGCDKVEIFASEVVSFEKTVKDQRQFEMSNIKQPLFLVNEHSFPSLETLEFWDMDSLEIIFVKLEGQNGKEPQVLISPASGTEESGATTHFVSTIVFPQVTQLKFSDLPRLKSFCQGVYVTKWPMLKKMKIERCEKIEIFASEVVSFEKTVKDQRQFEMSNIKQPLFLMNEHSFPSLETLEFWDMDSLEIIFGKLEGQNGKEPQVLISPESGTEESGAITNFASTVAFPSLQTLRMKDLHKLKHVWSEYSKTVFNFQNLEVIQAVRCESLKSLFPISIIRCLEQLQVLEIENCGVEEIVAVERGGGGGEAIRTLVFPQVTQLKFSDLSRLKWFCQGVYVTKWPMLKEMTIDGCDKVEIFASEVVSFEKTVKDQRQFEMSNIKQPLFLVNEHSFPSLETLEFLNMGSLEIIFGMLEGQNGKEPQVLISPASGTEESGATTHFASTLSFPSLKKLHIRWMCKLEIIWQDQVTATSFPNIQELDILSCDKLLHVFQSKLHTTTTTLMQSLTSLRIWCCDSLETIFGNMEGQNGKEPLVLIAPSSGTEESVAREDGIARYIEFPILTELSLYGLPKLKWIFEGVHTNLKSWPSLKTLFLEECGEQVNKMIWASNFASSSSSQENQLHTWIQQPTFQSRSLKYTKANSSI is encoded by the exons ATGGCGGAGAATATCGTTATTTCAGTTGTTGCAAAAATAGCAGAATACACTGTTGCACCTGTTGGTCGGTGGCTATGCTATTCATTTCACTTCAACAGCAACATAGAGAATCTGAAGACTCAGGCAGAGCATTTGCGGGAGGCTAAAGACATGGTGCAACACTCAGTTGATGTTGCTGTAAGAAACGAAGAGGAAATTTATCCTGTTGTTAGCACGTGGTTGACAGATGTAGATCGTATTACAGAATTGGCCACCAGGAGACTTCGTGAAAGCGAAGAAGAAGCAGGTACGAGGAGCTCTAATGCAGCTTGCCTAAACTTGAAACAACGGCATCGATTAAGTCGGGAAGCAAAGAAGATCGTGGAAAGTATTGCCCAACTTTTTGCCAAtggaaagtttggaaaagtttcgAATCCTACTCTTCCTTCAGAAGAAATGGTCTACAAAGGCAACATAGAGAACCTGAAGAATCAGGAAGAGGAGCTGCAACATGCGCGAGAAAGGGTGCAACTCTCGGTTGTTGCTGCTTCAAGAAATGGTGAGGAAATTTATTCTGATGTTAGCAAGTGGTTGACAGATGTAGATCGTATTACAGTATTGGCCACCAAGATACTTCGTGAAAGCGAAGAAGAAGCAAGTACGAGGAGCTCTAATGCGGCTGGCCTAAACTTGCAGCAACGACATCAATTAAGTCGGGAAGCAAAGAAGATTGTGGAAAATATTGCCCAACTTTTTACCAGACTTCATAACAATGGAAACTTTGAAAAAGTTTCGATTCCTACTCTTCCTTCAGAAGAAATGGACTACAGAAGCAACATAGAGAATCTGAAGAATCAGGAAGAGGAGCTGCAACATGCTCGAGAAAGGGTGCGACCCTCAGTTGTTGCTGCTTTAAGAAATGGTGAGGAAATTTATTCTGATGTTAGCAAGTGGTTGACAGATGTAGATCGTATTACAGAATCGGCCACCAAGATACTTCGTGAAAGCGAAGAAGAAGCACGTACGAGGAGCTCTAATGCGGCTGGCCTAAACTTGCAACAACGACATGAATTAAGTCGGGAAGCAAAGAAGATCGTGGAAAATATTGTCCAACTTTTTGCCAAACTTCGTAACAATGGAAACTTTGAAAAAGTTTCGAAACCTCCTACTTTGCAAAACATGGTACCTAAGCAAAGCAAGGATTACATGATCTTGGGTTCGAGGATGTCAGTTATAAAGAGAATTATGGAGGCATTGAGAGATGGTAGTTTCAACAGGATCGGCGTGTCGGGGTTGGCTGGAGTTGGAAAGAGTACATTGATGAAAGAAATTTGCAGGCAAGTCAAGGAAAAAAGGTTATTCGATGAGGTGGCTCTGGCAGAAGTGACAAACAGCCCCAACCTATGTCGAATTCAAGGAGAAATTGCAAGCATGCTAAATTTACAGTTCGATTCAAAtgaaacaaaaagcaaaagagcaGATCGTCTAGAGAAGAGGTTAAAAAATGGCAATGAGATACTCGTAATCTTGGATGATATATGGATGGAACTTGATTTGAAAGAAATAGGAATTCCTTCTGGAGGATGCAAACTACTACTGACATCCAGAGATCAACGGGTACTAGCTTCTCGTATGGACACCGAAAAGAACTTCAAACTCGACATTTTAGGGGTAGAAGAAGCATGGACCTTATTTGAAAAGATGGCAGGTGTTTCTTTCAAAGATGATCCTCGTTTGCAGAACGAAGCAATTAAGGTAGCTAAAGAGTGTGCGGGTCTTCCGATTGCACTTGTAACAGTTTCTAAGGCATTAAAGGATCATAAGGATTTGAGTATCTGGAAGGATGCCCTGGTGCAACTAAGAAGGCCCCCTCCAGAACATGACACAGAAATATGGTTACCTGTATATTCTTGTATAAAGTTGAGTTATAAACATCTTGTTGGTGAAGAGATCAAATCCCTCTTTTTGCTTTGTGCTCAACAAGGTTATGTCATCTCCTATCAGGACTTGTTGAGATATGGTTTTGGTTTGCGTTTATTCCCTGGCGCTTATACGATGGAAGATGCAAGCAACAGACTAAAAGGATTAGTTTTGAAACTCCAAGATTCTTGTTTGCTAATACAAAGTCCACATAGCTCCAAGGAATTTTACATGCATGATGTTGTTCGTCATGTCGCTACAATGATTGCGTCAAATGATCGTAATATGTTTGTCATGAGAGGCAATGGTGGGCAAACAACATGGGCATTTGGGGATGCACTAAAAACATGCGAGGTGCTCTCTATTCATGGTGCACATCATATCCATAAATATCCCAATAAAGTAGAATGTCCTAAATTAAGATACTTTCATGTTCAGTGTAAAGATTCATATTTGAATTCATATTTGAAATGGCCAATCGAAGACATTATCTTCCAAGGGATGAACATGCTCGAAGACATTATCTTCCAAGGGATGGACAAGCTCGAAGTTCTGAGTTTAACAAAGATACGACTTTCATCTCTTTGGCCACTTACAAAGCTACAAACATTGTGTCTACATGAATGTGAGCTGATGGATATTCATGTGATTGGAGAACTCAACACTTTAGTAATTCTTAGTCTTGCTCGTTCTTCCATTTCAAATTTGCCAAGTGAAATAAGGTTGTTGACTAGTTTGCGGTTATTGGATTTGACTTATTGTGTTAGACTTAAGGTGATTCCTCCTAATGTCTTGTCAAGCTTGGTCAACTTAGAAGAGTTGTATATGCAAGGAATCAAAGTCCAATGGGAGGTTGAAGGACCCAGAAATGAAGGACAAAATGCTAGCCTTGCAGAGCTAAAGAAATTGTCGCACTTGACCACTTTAGAGATGGATATTTCGGATGCCAACTATATACCGAAAGATTTGTTTACTGAAAAGTTTGAGAGATACAAGATATGCATTGGAGATATCAAGCCATGGGACACATTATTTACGGTAGAGGCAATCTCAAGAGCGTTAAAATTCAAGAATATGAGCTTCCAATTGGACTTTGAGATCAAAATGCTACTGAAAAGGACAGAATATCTTCATTTAGACAGCTCGAACTGTACTAAGAGTGTCTTATATGAATTAAATAGAGAGAATTTTCAAAAACTGAAGCATCTCCATATCCAAATCAATGGGGATATTAAGCGTATCCTTGAGTTGAGGACACCAGCTGTTGCCTTTCCTATCCTGGAGACATTTGTTTTGAAAGATATGTTCAGCTTGGAAGAAATTTGTCGGGGCAAACTTCTGTTGTCATCCTTCAAAAacttgaaagttttaaaagtgGTTAACTGTGATAAATTAAGATTTATCTTCTCATCATCTATAGTCAGAGGCCTTTCACTACTTGAAGAATTGAACATAACAAGCTGCAACAACATGGGTGCAATATtcgtgaaagaagaagaagacggaaTAGAAGATCATGGAGATATGATGGTGTTCGGTCGACTTCAAACCTTGGTGCTAAATGATCTTCCAAAGCTCGTGGGCTTCCTAAGCACAAAAGATTCATTAATGGCTGATTGTAGAGAAACCAATTCAGAGGGCAACCATGATCTTCAGTTGCCACTTCTACATCATGATCAG GTTTCCTTTCCAAGCTTGCAAACACTGTGTATGTGGGGTCTACCCAAAATAAAGTACGTATGGAGCTGTGGACAAGAACCCAAAACAGTTTTCTCAGGTCTCGAGCAATTGCAAGTACTTGAGATTGAGGATTGTGGGGTGGAGGAAATTGTTGCATTTGAAAGAGGAGGAGAAGCAGTAGCAATTATTGAGATTGAGGATTGTGGGGGGGAGGAAATTGTTGCATTTGAAAGAGGAGGAGAAGCAGTAGCAATTAGGACTTTGATGTTCCCTCAAGtaactaagttgaagtttagaaATTTACTGAAACTCAAGTGGTTTTACAAAGGAGTGCATGTTTCAAAATGGCCAATGCTGaaagagatgaaaattgaaagatgCGAGAAAGTGGAGATATTTGCTTCAGAAGTTGTGAGttttgaaaaaacagttaaagATCAAAGGCAGTTTGAGATGTCCAATATTAAACAACCCCTTTTCTCGGTGGATGag GACTCATTCCCTAGCTTGGAGACACTGTGGATTTCTGATTGTCAAGAGTTGTTTCATGTCTTTCCAACGGCAATATTAATGCGAAGTCTAACTGATCTACGAATACAATTCTGCAGTtctttagaaattatatttggaaaGCTGGATGGACAAAATGGTAAAGAGCCACAAGTTTTAATATCCCCAGGGTCAAGAACAGAAGAAAGTGGAGCAATAACAAATTTTGCATCAACA GTTTCCTTTCCTAGCTTGCAAACACTGCATATGAAGTATCTACGCAAGATAAAGCACATATGGAGTGAATATTCCAAAAcagttttcaattttcaaagtcTGCAAAACATAAATGCTTGCAGATGTGAGAGTCTGAAAAGTTTATTTCCAATCTCGATCATCAGATGTCTCGAGCAATTGCAAGTACTTGAGATTGAGAATTGTGGGGTGGAGGAAATTGTTGCAgttgaaggaggaggaggagaagcaaTTAGGACTTTGGTGTTCCCTCAAGTAACCCAGTTGAAGTTTAGCGATTTACCGAGACTCAAGTGGTTTTGCCAAGGAGTGTATGTTACAAAATGGCCGATGctgaaaaagatgaaaattgtAAGATGCGAAAAAGTGGAGATATTTGCTTCAGAAGTTGTGAGctttgaaaaaacagttaaagATCAGAGGCAGTTCGAGATGTCCAATATTAAACAACCCCTTTTCTTGGTGAATGag CACTCATTCCCCAGCTTGGAGACACTGGAAATTTCGAACATGGATtcattagaaattatatttggaaaGCTGGAGGGGCAAAATGGTATAGAACCACAAGTTTTAATATCCCCAGAGTCAAGGACAGAAGAAAGTGGAGCAATCACGAATTTTGCATCAACA GTTGCCTTCCCTAGCTTGCAAACACTGCGCATGAAGGATCTACACAAATTAAAGCACGTATGGAGTGAATATTCCAAAAcagttttcaattttcaaaatctggAAGTAATACAAGCTGTGAGATGTGAGAGTCTGAAAAGTTTATTTCCAATCTCGATCATCAGATGTCTCGAGCAATTGCAAGTACTTGAGATTGAGAATTGTGGGGTGGAGGAAATTGTTGCAGTtgaaagaggaggaggaggaggagaagcaaTTAGGACTTTGGTGTTCCCTCAAGTAACCCAGTTGAAGTTTAGCGATTTATCGAGACTCAAGTGGTTTTGCCAAGGAGTGTATGTTACAAAATGGCCGATGCTGAAAGAGATGACAATTGATGGATGCGACAAAGTGGAGATATTTGCTTCAGAAGTTGTGAGctttgaaaaaacagttaaagATCAAAGGCAGTTCGAAATGTCCAATATTAAACAACCCCTTTTCTTGGTGAATGag CACTCATTCCCCAGCTTGGAGACACTGGAATTTTGGGACATGGATTcgttagaaattatatttgtaaagcTGGAGGGGCAAAATGGTAAAGAACCACAAGTTTTAATATCCCCAGCGTCAGGGACAGAAGAAAGTGGAGCAACCACACACTTTGTGTCAACC atCGTGTTCCCTCAAGTAACCCAGTTGAAGTTCAGCGATTTACCGAGACTCAAGTCGTTTTGCCAAGGAGTGTATGTTACAAAATGGCCGATGctgaaaaagatgaaaattgaaagatgCGAGAAAATTGAGATTTTTGCTTCAGAAGTTGTGAGctttgaaaaaacagttaaagATCAGAGGCAGTTCGAAATGTCCAATATTAAACAACCCCTTTTCTTGATGAATGag CACTCATTCCCCAGCTTGGAGACACTGGAATTTTGGGACATGGATTcgttagaaattatatttggaaaGCTGGAGGGGCAAAATGGTAAAGAACCACAAGTTTTAATATCCCCAGAGTCAGGGACAGAAGAAAGTGGAGCAATCACAAATTTTGCATCAACA GTTGCCTTCCCTAGCTTGCAAACACTGCGCATGAAGGATCTACACAAATTAAAGCACGTATGGAGTGAATATTCCAAAAcagttttcaattttcaaaatctggAAGTAATACAAGCTGTGAGATGTGAGAGTCTGAAAAGTTTATTTCCAATCTCGATCATCAGATGTCTCGAGCAATTGCAAGTACTTGAGATTGAGAATTGTGGGGTGGAGGAAATTGTTGCAGTtgaaagaggaggaggaggaggagaagcaaTTAGGACTTTGGTGTTCCCTCAAGTAACCCAGTTGAAGTTTAGCGATTTATCGAGACTCAAGTGGTTTTGCCAAGGAGTGTATGTTACAAAATGGCCGATGCTGAAAGAGATGACAATTGATGGATGCGACAAAGTGGAGATATTTGCTTCAGAAGTTGTGAGctttgaaaaaacagttaaagATCAAAGGCAGTTCGAAATGTCCAATATTAAACAACCCCTTTTCTTGGTGAATGag CACTCATTCCCCAGCTTGGAGACACTGGAATTTTTGAACATGG